The genomic interval CGTATGCGACAGTTACGTTGGCTTCGATACAAAGATGGAGGTTACGCTTGTTGTCGAGGAGGCAAACAAGGCGGCAGCAATGGTTGCCGAGGATGATATCAGTGAGCCCGATGAAGGTTAGTACTCCCTCCTCTCCCCCAAGCCGTCCTACACACTAACAGCAATCAACAGACTCGATAGCCGGTCAGATGCAGGCTCTCAAGGGCGGCAGCGTACCGGGCGCCACCAAGCCCCGCAGGAAAGATGACGATGACTCGGACGAGGAGAGTGGTACGGACGACGATGTCCAGGACGACACGAGCGAGACGAATACCGATACAGAGGATGAGTCATGAAGCAACGAGGCCTTTTGAGCCTGAGCGGGTTGGTTGGCGGGGTAGAGGAGAGCTTGATGTGTACGAAGCGATAGAAGAAGAAGTTTAGTTGCACAAAAAGAAACAAAAAAGTGTAAAAAAGACTCTCAAAATATACCCAAAGTCAGAACATGAACTACACAGGCACACTTCAGATAGGAgcgcggggggggggggggggttgctGAGCGGATTGTGGACCAGAGGGTCGTGTTTGGTCTTCGTACATAACTGTTGTCGGCGTTGAGTTTTTGGCTTCTTCTTCTAGTGTTCACTTGTAATCAAGCACTTCCGTTTGGTCTCCTTCATCTTCGTCGTTTCGTCCGTCCATGACAATCGCTCTTCGTGACCGCTGTAGTGAGACAGATGGACGGGGTGCGCCCACGAGTCAAAGAATGAAACTCTGCAAACACGATGGAAGCCATAAGACTGTGACATGCTTTGAAAGATGTGACATTCGTCCACGATACCAAGAAGATGGTCCTGGTGCATTGGTCACTTGCTACTGCTGCTGCCCGAATGGTCTCGCCGTACATGGTCAAACAGCCAGCCAGCCCAAAACCTCCTTTCTTTTTGTAATTAAGAGAAAACGCCCTTCGCCATTTCCTTTCCCCTTCTCCTTTGCAAATGCGACAACAATTCATGTACACTTCTCTCCCATCTCCCAAACCTCCCCAAGCATCCGGGTATCTGGTATAAAATCGCATCaaacccgccgccgccgccccctTCCTTGGCTATGAAACTCCATTCGCGCCTCCCTCCAACTGAACCTGCTTCAACTGTACTTCGCAAAGAGGCTTACTCACTAAGAGCCTGGAGCGCGTGGGTGAGGGGAACGACGCGCAGAGATCGTCCGCGCTTCAGGCCGGACGCCGCCTTTTGGGGCATAATGGTCGGGCTAGACTCGTCTCGCCACTTGCGGAACACGCTCTTCAGGTCTTTGGGAATGCCTTCCAACACGACTGTCGATATGGGGATAAAGGGCCGATCTTCCATGCCACTAGCCAGAATGGCATACTCTTGCGCAAAGTCAAGAGCGTTGCGGAAGGAGCTGTACTCGCTCTGCGCCGTCCTACCGACGATAATGTACATTTCAAAGAATGCATCCAGAACGTAGATGGAGGAAGGGTCCAGGTCAGCCTGAGTGAACGGGCTGATTTCAGTGACCTGTGGTTATCATGGTTAGCGCTGAGCTGGAGACTAGGAACAACGTCGAGCTTACCTGCTTCGCCGCAGACGCGTCCGAGCGGAAGAGTCTTTGGCAGTACTTGTCGTAGTTGGACTTCAAACGCCAGTGGTCTGCAGAGAGCGGCTTCGTGCCGTCGTTGAAGATGGCCCAGAAGCTATCCGGCTCGCTGCCGTCCTCGATTTCTATGAGCTCGCCCATCAAGCTCAAGTCCATACCAATGAGGCGGGCGCAGCTCAGCTCATCTACATCACTGCCCTTGCCCTTCCAGAGATAGCACATTCCTGACTGCGTAATCAAGAAAGGGAACCCGGAGCAGAGGCTTGCAGATGAGAAGTCGACCTCGTCAAACACAACCTGGCCAAGCGTCCGGCGACCACACAGCATGCTTGGTGCCAAGGAGTCGTACTTGGTGTTGGTACCGCGACGTGTGATGATCATACCTCCGAGCGCCATGATGAACTCGGGAGTTTCTCTGCCTTGGCGCATTTTGACGAGCTTGCCGCCGAGCGAACGAGCCTCCCGGTTGACAAACAGAGTCGTGTCTTCCACAGTTGCTGCCGGTACCTCGTCACCAGCCCAGAAATATACCTCGGTCTCCTTCCAGCCAGCCTCGTTGGAAAATGTGTGAGCACAGATGTACATTTCCCGCTCGAACAAGATACGCTCGTTGTGTGATTGTACAGGTATCTTCTTCCCGTCCCCAGTAATTTGGAACAGCCTGGTGCCTTGACTTTGAATATCGCGCACCCGGGGCTTGTTCATCAACACTTCAGTGGTGTCAAGGCGGTACTCCCTCTGTGGCCGTGGCGTGCCAAAGAAGTCATCCAATAGACTGGAGACCTCTGAGCTTGACTTCGTGGGGGATCGAACAGGAGATGCGACTGGTGTAGGCGAGGAAGGCTTCGGTGGGATAGGCAGGGGCCTTGTAGAGATCCTCGTGGGAGTATCGGTCCTTTGGACTGGAGACACCGGGCTCTCAAATCGCGACTTGGCCTCCAGAGGTGGCGACCGTACCACAGCACCGCCGAACATCGATGCAGCGTTCTTGACGGACACAACAGGCTCGCTGTCAACCCTGTCGTTCGACTTTTGAGGTGAGCTGGGCCTGGACAGAGGTCGGCCAAAGGTTCTGAGAGGCGCTACGTGAGGGCTATCGAATTGCTCATTAGGCGGCGGTGACCGAACGGGAGACCTTGTGGGTGATCTGGGAGTTGGTTCGGGCAGCGGGCGTCCAAAAGTCCTGGTGGGCGCAGGAGCTTCCTCCACTTTGTCCGAGAAAGGCTTTGCAGGAGAACTTGGCTTAGGCTCGGGGAGAGGCCGCCCGAAAGTCTTGACAGGAGAGACTTCCTCGCTTCTCTGAAGTACAGGGCTAGGAGGCTTCTCAAATACTGGCTTCGGTCTGACTTCCTCCTCCGACTTTTGGGGTGGCGGGCTGAAGGGCTTCTCGAAAACGGGCTTGGGCTTGATGCTTGGCGACGAAGCCGGACTTTCTCTCTTCGGGCTGGCAACCTTGGGGCTGGTGATCTTGGGACTCTCTACCTTGGGGTTCTCCTTCGTCGGGCTGACCATCTTAGGCGGGCTGCTCATCTTGGGAGGGCTGTCCATCATTGGGCTCTCCCTTTTGGGACTTTCAGGCTTTGGGCTCGACTGGTTGTTCTCTTCAAAGAATCTAGACATTCGCTTCATGTCCAGCTTCTTAGGTGAGGTGGGCTGAGAGGCGGGTTCGCTGGGTTTCTCCTCGACAGGCTTGATCGGGGAGGCCTGGAGCTTCATCGTAGGAGATCGGGACCTGCGCTTTGACACGGGATCTTCCTCCTTGGCCGGGAGAACAGGCTTCTCTGGAGACTTTTCTGCAGGTTTCTCAGCGGGAACCTTAGAAGGGGTGCCAAAGGGCTTGAGAGGTGCTGGCCTATTCTTGGCAGCTGCTTGAGCAGCGACCTGAGCTTGAATGGACATTGGAGCCTCCTTTGCGGGGCTCTTGACGGCTGCTTCCACTACAGGCCACTCGTCCTTCGCCGGTGAGAGAGCACTTGGGCTGGGCTTAGATTCGCTTGCCACTTCTGCGCTTGGCGCAGCTGCGGAGGGAGCCTTGGAAGACGGCGCCTTTCTTCTCGGCCCacgagcacgacccttagtcaTGTGTGTAAGCTGAGGTCCTGGAGCCGTAGGTTCGGCGGGCGCCCCGCTCGATTCTTCTGACTTTTCAGCATCACGCCCTCCATTGGTAGCCATGGGAGGGGGACCACGGGCCAAAAGTCCTGCGAGTGCAGGATTGAAGCGGCCCGCCAGGCCACCGGCAGCGGCACGTCCCTGAAGCCGACCAGGAGCAATGCTCTCCTTCTGAACCTCGACCGTAGGTCCAGATTCTACTGGCGACTTGATAGAAGGCGATTTGAGTGACGGCGACCTGGCAGAGGGCGATTTGACAGAAGGCGACCTGAGCGAAGCGACCGACTCATTGGAATCGTCTCTGTACGATGACTTGGGCCTCTCACTGACAGACTTTCGATGCTCGATAGCGGAGGGTGAGGTAGCATCTGATCTGCCCGAGATCGACTTGCTCAACGCATGTCTTTTCAGCAGAGCTTCTGGAACAGGGTTCTCAGATGCATTGGACTTGGTTCTAACCACGCCTTTGCCTTGCGATTGAGCAGCCTGGAAATCCTGCTTCTTCTTCAAAATCGCATCTTTGAACTCATCCTTGCGCTCGCTAGGCTTCGGCCCACCAGTCATGTTCAAGGCCGCTTTGCCGCGCGAAATATTGTTCTTCAGCTCATCTGGCGCCACGTAATTCTGCGTCTTTGTCCGTCGCAAGTTGCCAAATACATTCTGCAACTCGTTGGCGGGCTCTTTGGAAGAAGAAGCATCGCCAGAGACGTTTCTTGACTTCAGGCCAGCGCGGAAATCCTTCTTGGGAGGAGTTTCAGGCTTGACTTTAGCCACAGAAGGGCTGTCAGTTACCGAGGAGCGCTTTGGAATATCCACGGGCAGAGCATCTCCTTCCGGTTTGTCCTCGCCTGCCGGGCTCTTGATTGTGCTGGTGCGAAAGCTTGGGCTGCTGATGCTGCCGCCGGTCTTGTGGGTTTGTACTGGAGGTGCATATATACCCTTGAGGCCACTTACAGAGGGCTTGGAGACATGGCTTCCCATCGGTGATGAACGCATCAGCCCGCCGACATTGACTTCGTGCTTCTGCGATGATACTGAGCCGCTTCGACCAAGGTCGGCACTGGGGTTGGCAGCCTTGTGAGCCTTTGCTTTGTTGAGCTCCACCATCCAAGCTGGCTGGTTTGATACCGGCGGAGGCTTAGGTTTCGGAGACTCTGGCTTGTTCAGTGCAGTTTCCAGCCAGCTTGCCTTCGTCGGGCTCCATCTCCTAGAATCCATAGTCTTCGAAGGGCTTGACGGCGGTGTCACATCCTTATTGTCCTCCTCCTTGTTATCGAGCTTGGTATCGAGCTTGACGTCGGGCTTGGCCTCAGGCTTGGCTTCGGGAGGAGGTGCTGCTGCAGGTGCTTTTGGTGTAGTCTCGATCTCGTCTTGTTGTTCCTGGTTGCTATGTCGAGAAGTAGGGCGAGAGGCAGGGCGGGACAGAGACCGAGAGTGAGATGACCCCGTAGGTGTAGCAGCTCCGTCCCGCATGTACATGCTCTGCGGACGGGAGCGAGACTCAGGCCGGCTTGAAGCAGCTGAATCGGCGCGTACGAGGCCAGGGGGAGAGGTTACACTCCATCTCTTGACGCTGTCTGACCTCTTCATCATTGCGCTTTGGACGAAACCACCCATGCCCTTGGTAGGAGAAACAGGTCGCGTGGGTGACGAGCGACCAGATCCAATGATTGACTTTCGGCGCAGCGCTGTGGGATCATTCTCGGAGATCTCGGCAGGGGGGTCGAGTCTCTGGGAGCTGCCGAGTGACAGCGGCGAGCCCAGTCTGGTGTCTTTCGTCGGGCTAGACTGCTCAGCAGACAAGTCTGTCGAAGAGCTGCGGCTCATGCCGGGGAGCTGATGGGCGCGCATTGAGGACATGTCGTTGGTATCAGTATCCTCAACCTGACTCTTGCGATTTGCAGCTGAGCCGACGCTGGCACGATCGGCCGTTTGGCGGAACCACGCGGGGTCTTTGGAACCCAGTGATTGCGAGATTTGGTCCCTAGAGAAGGTCTGCTCGGTTGCGGAGGAGGGGTCGGGAGTTGGGTTCTGCGAGGTCCTGGTCGCGTTCTCGGCGGCGACGACGGACAAGGGACGGCTCTTGGATCGATCCGAATGCTGAGAGTTGGGACGTCTCTGCCACGACAGCGGCCGCGCTCCTTGTACGCCGCCGGTAGGAGAGGTCACGCTCGATCGCTTGCTTTCGGCGTCAAAGGGGGAATCGTTCTCCTTGGTTGGAGAGGTTGAGAAGCTGTCCATGGTTTCGGGAGCTGCGATGCCTCGTGAGAGAGGGCGAGGGCTGCCTGTGTGTTCGAGACCGGGAGAAGACAGTCTTAGGTCATCGGAAAGCTGCGTCGTGTGTGTGTTACCTCGAGAGGAGGGTGGTGGGGTGTTGGCCGGGGACGATTTCTGAGGGGAAATGGATCGAGCGCGTTCTGTCAAGTGTTGTCAGAGAATGCGATCCAAAGATTTTCTTCTGGTTGAAAAACACGGTCGCGCAACAAGATGGGAGAGAAGAACAGTGCCAATTGCAGAGGAAAAGTGAGCGTCGATGATTTCCCTTTAGGTCACAGGCGAAAAAACAATGGACGAAGGCCGTGTGTGGTGGTTATTGGGGGTGGGAGTCAAGGCGTTGAGGCGTCGCCCGCGGCTCGCCCAGTGCGGCGGCCGTCCCGTCAGTAGCTCAGCTCTTGGGCCAAGGGCAACCTGAACCTGAACATAGCACGGCACGAGCACGAGCAAGACGAATGGCACACGGCAAGCTGCAAAGTAGGATTTGTGCCTTGGCCGAGTCGGGAAAAGAAAGCTTGTTGAATAGGGCAGACACGGTGGTGGTAGGTAGATGATGCAGTGAGTGAGGGGAGGAGAGACAAGCAGTAGTAAGGCAAGAGGGGAAGCAAGGAGAAAGACAGCAAGATGTGTAGGTAGACGTACCGGCGCGGCGAGCTTGTCGTTCTCTCTTCTCTTGCTGTATCTTTTCGTCGAGTTCGCGTTGACGGGCGTCGTCTTCTTCGGTTCGGCGAGCATTCATCTCCTTGACATCTTGCAAAAACTTGGAGACGTCGTCCATTGTTTGTTCCGACATGTTGAGGCGGAGGACAGAGTCATGACACGGTTGCGGGTGGGGGAGGAATGGAAACAGGTGGTTCTGTATGCGCAGGAATCCCCCCGGTTAGGACGTATGTCGTGGCAAGGCGAACGGGTAAGGTAGTGAGGTCTTTGTTGGAGAAGGATATGTTgtctattttttccctccCTCAGTCGGTCTCGTCTTTGGTGTCTGGTCCGTCCGTGGCGGGATTAGGACAGGACAGGACAGGAcaggatgggatgggataaggtaaggtaggtgtgCGCAGTGCTCCGTCAGGTACGCAGGACGCAGTGCAAGGTACCTCTGGTTCGTCACCTCTTGGATGGGTGCCGCTAGGCAAATGGCGCCAAAGCAAGGTACTTGGGCCAAGGCGAGAGCGGAGCAGCCTCACAGACGTAAGGCAAGGTAGCGTAGCCCACGGTTAGGTACGGATGGGCAGGCGTGCGTCGTGGATGGAGACAAAATGGAGTCGGGTCTCTGGTCTCTCTGGCGACTTTATTGTTTGGATTGAAGAATTGCCTTTCTTACTTGGcataaggtaccttaggttGCTAGGTTGTGTGGTTGTGTAGTTGTGTGTACTGAAAACTTGTCGAATGCGTGTAGTACCCGAGTTTCTGTTGATGtgggcggcgacggcggcggctgaGGCGAAGGAGCATGAACCACAACCCTGGGAAATGCAGTCGGCGTGAGCAAGTAGCAGCTGTGAACGCGGCCTGCTTTCTCTCTGGACGGGATGCAAAGAGGACAATGATGTTTATCACTGGTGACCTGACTGAAGTAAGGTGCTGCAGGGTCGAAAGTAAACACAGATGACCTGAGGTGAAGGCAAGCAGGTTTCTGCGAAGGCTCCTTCCGGATGCTTACTGCGTGCTGATGCGAACAGTTGCATCCCGCGTCCAGGCTGGGCAGTCTGGGCTTGCCTCTTTTTTCTTCCTTGCCCTTGCCAATTGGGCAGGTGAACAGGCCCCCCAACAATAGCAGCCTGCACGTCAGGTAGCACTGGGCGCTGGGTGACTAGGCTGGTCTCTTGAAATGATTTCTTTCGATATGCCCATTGCCCACAGACAGGCGCAACTGTGCAACTTTCACCACAATTATTCCCATACACGCGGGGGCTTCAACTTGAAGTTCTTTGCCAATGTCTCAAACGATTTCAGCAAGCTGCTCGAATGGTTTCAACTCAGCTCTTCTCAGCTCAGCTAAGCTTCCCTAATGCGGCCATCTGGCTTGGCCTTCGTAAGGTAGACGAGGAAGACCTCGAGGTGCGAATACCTactacctactacgtacgtagtaaggtaaggtagtttGCAGGTGGATGTACATACACAAAGAAAGTGGAACCAAAACAACAAGGGTACGTACCTCAAGGTAGGTGAGGTGTTGCTGCGTGCATTGGCCACTCGCTTCTCCACATCGGCAACCCCTGTCTCACAATGGATATATTTCGTACCTGAGATCCCTTGCACCAAATTTCGACATTCAAGCGCCCTTACTGGCCCGATGGGGCGTTTCAATCACATCGTTTCAAACCATGATTTCCGGAGGGATGTCCCGGTATTCAAACTTCAACGGCTTGCAATCTCTCTCCTCGGTCTGCTGTAATGAATGCAATTCCCTTCCAAGCCCGACTACCTTAGGTAGTTCAGCCCGGACCCAAAAGACACGCACATACTTCAAAGTGCTCTGAAGAATCACAGACAATCTAACCCGGTGCTGACGTTGACGGATAGCGGCGTACCGTCAGTGTCCCCTCATTTCGTATTTCTTCTTCTCGGGCATCTTCGGACCAAGCAGTGACCCGATTTTAAGCAGAAAGGCAATCGCGCAATGGGCCACATCCACACATGTACGGAGACAGTACTTCGTAGACGCATCACGGCCGTCATTCTCAGCCTCAAAGAATATATTGCCCATGCTATTAATACGGATAGTGGTGATCTCCTATTCAACAACGTGGCTTCGCATCTCTCGACGCTGGGTATCCCATCTAAGGTACTTGTCACTCCGTTGCACAACGTCGATCCCGACTCCCGAGAGCCGTCACAGAATCACTCGGATCCGGCCCTTACTGGGACCGTCCTTCCAGAACACTCTGACACGCTTCACCATGCCCCCTTTTGGCCCGGCCGCCTCTATGCCCGTCCGTCTTTATCCTAGCCATTCCCAGTTTCCTAACGGCGCACCCGGGAACTAGCTGAACGAACGTGGCCAGGACATCCTCGAATCGCTGGCTCGATGAGCCTCGAGAGCGAGTGAGGAGCCGCACCGTCGTAGTGGTGACTGGTGACCTGGCAAGAGAAGCTAACCACCAAATGCATACCTGAACTCCCCACTTGCCTCTAGTACAGGAACAGCCTCTTCTTTGCGTCGTCCACCACCCAAGCAAGGCCTTCCTTGAGGTTGCTGCCTGTCATGGCACTGCATCGCAGGACGTGCCAGCGATGTGTTCTAATCGCCTCCAATTGCAGCCCCTGGATGAAATACGTCAGCTCGGCTCCCCCTAGTAATGGTCCAAGATGTGGTTGTCCCGGAGCACCCAACTTGAAGAATTTCCTGCTCGTCCATGCATCCGTTGACGTCGGTCTTGTTGGCAAACACGAGCAAACTTGCTCCAGACAATCGCTGTCAATCCAAAGTTAGCACCCGACGTGGTCGTATCCACTTCCACACGTgtcgtcgtcctcctccCCATCCTCGCCGTTGGCACGAACCTCTTCTTGCAGCAGGCCGTGGAGCTCCTCTCTGCAATCCTCGATTCGCAGTCGATCTGTGGCATCGACGACCCAGATCAACGCATCCGTCTTTTCAAAGTAATTCCGCCAGTACGAGCGTAGTGTCTTTTGCCCACCCACGTCCCCTATTCTGGTCAGACTTGCCGCCAACGAAACTCAGCATCAGCCAGAGGACGTACAAATGTTTAGCTTGTATCTGGTGTATGGTTAGCACTCTTGCATGAGAATGGACTGGATAGATGTGCCGACGAACCCATCGTAGTCTATAGTCTTGATGATGAAGCCCAATGTCGGGCTTACTGTGTTGACGTCTTCGCCCATAATCTTCTTGACAATCGTGGTCTTTCCCGCATTATCGAGGCCTCTGTATTCAGCATCAGCAAGTAGGAAAGTGGCCCGTGTGGGGGTTGGCTCACTGACAGCATCAGGATTCGCATCTCCTTGTCTTTGAGACGTGCTTTTCTCAGAATGGACAACATGACGAACGGACGGGAATCCTATCCCTGGCATGCATCGACTACTGTGTTCTTTCTCGAGTATCTCAAGGTTTAGGGACTGCTCATCACGGCAAACTTTTTGTCATGTATAAGAGCTGGTGCAGTGGATAGAGGTTCATCGGCGCTGCCTGAATGGATCGATCAACCACACGTGACCCCGCAGCATCGGTCTGGGCTCGGTGAAGTAACTACCAATAGCGCTTACCGAGCACACCGAGCGTTTGAACCACAAGCATCGCCAAATGTACATGATGGGTATTTCTCACCACGCCACAACGATATCCCAAGATGGTCATAGTAATATTTCTATGCCTGATATATACATTATGATATATCAGAGGGACTTGGTCGGAGTCTCATGGACAAAAGAGTGGCCTTGGTGGTCTAATACTGCGTAGGGAGAATCAATCATCAATTGCCTCACATCAGAATGAACAGAATTGCCTTCAAGAGAAAAAGTTTTCAGGCATCTCTTGAGCCCGATTTCTATCAATGGAAATGGAGCGTTCGAACGCATATATTTGGTATGAGGTAGGTGGTAAGAGGAAAGGGGCTTCCGGGAGAAGCCTGTGCCTGCCCCGAACAGGTGTGCCGTTGTACCTTCCTCCGACTTGCCTAGAAATTTCACCTTCAAAATATTTCCTACCGCACACCCCACCCACTTCCCTTCCTCTCTCCGATGTATCTCTGACCCAACTCTACCCTTTCTCACTCAAACCGCTACACACCGAAAGCTTCTTACTTCCCTTGAACTGTCCATCCTCTTCATCGACAGAAGGGGTTTTGTAATCTTTCACTAATTCCAGAGAGCCAGCTGATATTTCAGCTATCGCTTCATCTCTACAAATCGACACCAGAAAATTCACCTTTGCTTCAGGGTGCCTTGGTTCAAGTCCGACGCGCTCTCACCATACAACCTCGCGCAGATACTCCTTGACGTATCTGCGCTTCTACATCAACACTGCCGTAACCAACAACTAGGTGAGTAAATTCACTCAAAAGAAGACATAAGTGTGCTCATTTTTCTAATACCCATTCTTCGGCTAGATACAAGGCTCATTGTCTTTGGCCAAAGCACACACCGGTTACAAGATGCCAGACTCAAAGGGAGGCATTACCCCGGACAAGAAGACCGGCGGAAACATAATCCATTTCAGCCACGTTGAAAAGAATCGTGGTAGATCACTGAATATCAGACTGTCAGCCTCCGCAAAGCCTTTCATCCCAGCGAAGCTATCTGGCGAGGATGCGACTCCGTTGAGCCATGATGAGAAGGATCACGCCAAAGACCTCGATCTCAGCATTTCGATCCCCAAAGGACCTGTCACCAATGAGGAGCAAACTGGTGAAGACGAAAACCAGTCTCGCCATGGTGAAAATAAGTGTGGCAAGTTCGAATGCATCGACCTCACCACGTCAAATCTTGCAGACTCTATCATCTTGAAGAACCAGACTGGCAACAAAGAGAACCAGTCCAGCCATGAAGAGGGAAGCCGTGGAGAGCATTTACTCCTCAAGTTCTCGAAAGAGCCCGTCAGCACCGAGAAGCGAGCTAATGACAACAAGAGCCAGTGTAGCTACGATGAAGAGTATCGTGGCGAAGGCATTTCCAGAGTGGACAGTCCTTATCCTTGGTCTTCCGTCGGCTTGTATCCCCAGGAGGCTGGCTCAGCTCGGTTCACGTTCTATCCTCCCAGCCCGGCCGTGGCTGTGAGTAGCGCCAATGGAAAGGCCCAGGCAGCGGCTCTTTCCTCAAGCAGCCCTTCTGGAAAGCTCACTCAGCCGATCGGAAGATCGACTTCTATTCGATGGGTCATGAATCTTCCGGTCCCCCAGAGAAGGCTGACACCTCCTGCCTTCTTGAATAACCCCACTTCCAGCCCTGGAGCTCGGCGAATTTCTTTCGAATTCAACACCCGCAGAGCCCCCGGTGGAGATATTTACAATGCTGGCTTAGAGAACGCTGACTACGATTACCTCGCCGAGCGCCGAGCCTACGTTGCAAGAAGTTTTGAGAGAACCCGGAGGCAGAGAGAGGCAAAGATTGCTGCTCAGCGTTCGAAGATCCAATCCGacgccgacgacgacgagaacGATACGATGGCCTCTACCCTTCCGATGCCGAGCGACTACATTCCTCCTCATAAGAGACTAGCCAAGACCAAGGCCAAGGCTGGAGCAAAAGTCGAGTCCAAGATCGAAGACCCAGTTACCGAAAGTCAGGGGCCAGCAACGACTACTAGCTACTACGCAGAGTCGGATACCGCGTCTTCAACAGATGATGCTAGCTCGCGCATTGCTCTTTCGGGCACATTGAATAAGTCCGCGCCCCTGACACCCATGGCTCTAGAGAATCTTCCGGAGAGAATGGGCGTCACTACCAAATCGAAGAAGAGCCACTCGTCTTGGGATGTGAGCAACAATGGCAGAGCTTCATCGGGTCAGGACAGAGAGGATTCCAACGGAGTCGCTCGATCCGAGACGAAAGTCACTGGCACGCCATCTTTTATAACTTGGCTTTATACTCTGGATGGCCCGCTCGTCACTTCCTTCCTCGACGAGAATCAGGATCATCACCACCACGATGTCAGCACCGACACTGGAAAGCTCATCGACCGCATCGAGCAGCCGCCCA from Colletotrichum lupini chromosome 2, complete sequence carries:
- a CDS encoding gelsolin, coding for MDDVSKFLQDVKEMNARRTEEDDARQRELDEKIQQEKRERQARRAERARSISPQKSSPANTPPPSSRGNTHTTQLSDDLRLSSPGLEHTGSPRPLSRGIAAPETMDSFSTSPTKENDSPFDAESKRSSVTSPTGGVQGARPLSWQRRPNSQHSDRSKSRPLSVVAAENATRTSQNPTPDPSSATEQTFSRDQISQSLGSKDPAWFRQTADRASVGSAANRKSQVEDTDTNDMSSMRAHQLPGMSRSSSTDLSAEQSSPTKDTRLGSPLSLGSSQRLDPPAEISENDPTALRRKSIIGSGRSSPTRPVSPTKGMGGFVQSAMMKRSDSVKRWSVTSPPGLVRADSAASSRPESRSRPQSMYMRDGAATPTGSSHSRSLSRPASRPTSRHSNQEQQDEIETTPKAPAAAPPPEAKPEAKPDVKLDTKLDNKEEDNKDVTPPSSPSKTMDSRRWSPTKASWLETALNKPESPKPKPPPVSNQPAWMVELNKAKAHKAANPSADLGRSGSVSSQKHEVNVGGLMRSSPMGSHVSKPSVSGLKGIYAPPVQTHKTGGSISSPSFRTSTIKSPAGEDKPEGDALPVDIPKRSSVTDSPSVAKVKPETPPKKDFRAGLKSRNVSGDASSSKEPANELQNVFGNLRRTKTQNYVAPDELKNNISRGKAALNMTGGPKPSERKDEFKDAILKKKQDFQAAQSQGKGVVRTKSNASENPVPEALLKRHALSKSISGRSDATSPSAIEHRKSVSERPKSSYRDDSNESVASLRSPSVKSPSARSPSLKSPSIKSPVESGPTVEVQKESIAPGRLQGRAAAGGLAGRFNPALAGLLARGPPPMATNGGRDAEKSEESSGAPAEPTAPGPQLTHMTKGRARGPRRKAPSSKAPSAAAPSAEVASESKPSPSALSPAKDEWPVVEAAVKSPAKEAPMSIQAQVAAQAAAKNRPAPLKPFGTPSKVPAEKPAEKSPEKPVLPAKEEDPVSKRRSRSPTMKLQASPIKPVEEKPSEPASQPTSPKKLDMKRMSRFFEENNQSSPKPESPKRESPMMDSPPKMSSPPKMVSPTKENPKVESPKITSPKVASPKRESPASSPSIKPKPVFEKPFSPPPQKSEEEVRPKPVFEKPPSPVLQRSEEVSPVKTFGRPLPEPKPSSPAKPFSDKVEEAPAPTRTFGRPLPEPTPRSPTRSPVRSPPPNEQFDSPHVAPLRTFGRPLSRPSSPQKSNDRVDSEPVVSVKNAASMFGGAVVRSPPLEAKSRFESPVSPVQRTDTPTRISTRPLPIPPKPSSPTPVASPVRSPTKSSSEVSSLLDDFFGTPRPQREYRLDTTEVLMNKPRVRDIQSQGTRLFQITGDGKKIPVQSHNERILFEREMYICAHTFSNEAGWKETEVYFWAGDEVPAATVEDTTLFVNREARSLGGKLVKMRQGRETPEFIMALGGMIITRRGTNTKYDSLAPSMLCGRRTLGQVVFDEVDFSSASLCSGFPFLITQSGMCYLWKGKGSDVDELSCARLIGMDLSLMGELIEIEDGSEPDSFWAIFNDGTKPLSADHWRLKSNYDKYCQRLFRSDASAAKQVTEISPFTQADLDPSSIYVLDAFFEMYIIVGRTAQSEYSSFRNALDFAQEYAILASGMEDRPFIPISTVVLEGIPKDLKSVFRKWRDESSPTIMPQKAASGLKRGRSLRVVPLTHALQALSE
- a CDS encoding ADP-ribosylation factor 4; the encoded protein is MLSILRKARLKDKEMRILMLGLDNAGKTTIVKKIMGEDVNTVSPTLGFIIKTIDYDGYKLNIWDVGGQKTLRSYWRNYFEKTDALIWVVDATDRLRIEDCREELHGLLQEEVRANGEDGEEDDDTCGRGAELTYFIQGLQLEAIRTHRWHVLRCSAMTGSNLKEGLAWVVDDAKKRLFLY